From the Armatimonadota bacterium genome, one window contains:
- a CDS encoding type II toxin-antitoxin system VapB family antitoxin: MRTTLNVDEELLRRAARLTGVTQKTALIHMGLRALIARESARRLAGLGGTAPRLRPIPRRRPVKIS, translated from the coding sequence ATGAGAACAACGCTGAATGTTGATGAGGAACTGTTGCGCCGCGCGGCCAGGCTGACGGGGGTCACCCAGAAGACGGCCCTGATCCACATGGGTCTGCGGGCATTGATCGCGCGGGAGAGCGCCCGCCGGCTGGCGGGCCTGGGCGGCACGGCCCCCCGCCTGCGGCCGATCCCGCGGCGACGACCGGTTAAAATCTCGTGA
- a CDS encoding PIN domain-containing protein — protein MILVDTSVWVDHLRRGSAELGRLLEEGEVVTHPFVIGELACGAVPHRREFLTLLSALPSATVAEHDEVLQFVERHRLYGRGLGWIDVHLLASARLSAAALWTLDRPLQQAAAALRLAP, from the coding sequence GTGATCCTGGTGGATACCTCCGTGTGGGTTGACCACCTGCGTCGTGGGTCAGCCGAGCTGGGGCGCCTGCTCGAGGAGGGGGAGGTGGTCACCCACCCTTTCGTCATTGGGGAGTTGGCCTGTGGCGCCGTCCCTCACCGCAGGGAATTCCTGACGCTGCTGAGCGCGTTGCCGTCGGCCACAGTTGCCGAACACGATGAGGTGTTGCAGTTCGTCGAACGCCACCGCCTGTACGGACGGGGTTTAGGATGGATCGACGTGCACCTGCTGGCCTCGGCCCGCCTCTCCGCCGCCGCGCTCTGGACGCTCGACCGACCCCTGCAGCAGGCGGCGGCGGCTCTGCGGCTGGCGCCCTGA
- a CDS encoding ABC transporter ATP-binding protein has translation MDALVEMRGITKVYPNGVVANDRVDFAVRAGEIHGLVGENGAGKTTLMKLLYGLEQPTDGEIRLRGRPVAIRNPHAAIALGIGMVHQNFMLVPNFTVAENIVLGLEPQRRGLVDRRRALAVAEDLARRYGLQVTAGARIDEIPVGMRQRVEILKALYRGAEILILDEPTAVLTPQETADLFRAVRSLVAQGKTVIFISHKLREMKAVADRVTVMRDGRVMGTLPVAEATEETLAQMMVGRRVLLQVARPPGKPGPVVLAVRDLEYVTETGHRALRGVSFAVRAGEIFGIAGVEGNGQTELVEILTGLRTASGGTVFLDGQVVVNRSPRRVRQAGMSHVPEDRLRNGVAPPASIAENLIVDRYFAPPFTRYRWYMDSAAVKRTAEQLMAEFDIRAPDGAVPVRALSGGNMQKVVLARELSRRPKVLVAAQPTRGIDIGATEFAHRQLVRIRDGGAAVLLVSADLSEVMALSDRLAVMHNGEIAAVFDEPGGLTEEEVGLYMLGLKKQDQSTAPGPQAAR, from the coding sequence GTGGACGCGCTGGTGGAGATGCGCGGCATCACCAAGGTCTACCCCAACGGGGTGGTGGCCAACGACCGGGTGGACTTCGCCGTCCGGGCCGGCGAGATCCACGGCCTGGTGGGCGAGAACGGGGCCGGCAAGACCACCCTGATGAAGCTGCTCTACGGCCTGGAGCAGCCCACCGACGGTGAGATCCGCCTGCGGGGCCGGCCGGTCGCGATCCGCAACCCGCACGCGGCCATCGCCCTCGGGATCGGCATGGTGCACCAGAACTTCATGCTGGTCCCGAACTTCACCGTCGCCGAGAACATCGTGCTCGGGCTGGAACCGCAGCGCCGGGGGCTGGTCGACCGCCGGCGGGCCCTGGCCGTGGCGGAGGACCTGGCCCGGCGCTACGGCCTGCAGGTCACCGCCGGGGCGCGCATCGATGAGATCCCTGTGGGAATGCGCCAGCGCGTGGAGATCCTCAAAGCACTGTACCGCGGCGCGGAGATCCTGATCCTGGACGAACCCACCGCCGTCCTCACGCCGCAGGAGACGGCGGATCTGTTCAGGGCGGTGCGCAGCCTGGTGGCGCAGGGCAAGACCGTCATCTTCATCTCCCACAAGCTGCGCGAGATGAAGGCCGTGGCCGACCGGGTCACCGTGATGCGCGACGGCAGGGTGATGGGCACGCTGCCCGTGGCCGAGGCCACAGAAGAGACGCTGGCCCAGATGATGGTCGGCCGCCGGGTGCTGCTGCAGGTGGCCAGACCGCCGGGGAAGCCGGGCCCGGTCGTCCTGGCGGTGCGCGACCTGGAGTACGTCACAGAGACGGGCCACCGGGCCCTGCGGGGCGTGTCCTTCGCCGTGCGCGCCGGCGAGATCTTCGGCATCGCCGGCGTGGAGGGCAACGGGCAGACCGAACTGGTAGAAATCCTCACCGGACTGCGGACCGCCAGCGGCGGGACCGTCTTCCTCGACGGGCAGGTCGTCGTCAACCGGTCGCCGCGCCGCGTGCGCCAGGCCGGGATGAGCCACGTTCCGGAGGACCGCCTGCGCAACGGCGTCGCCCCTCCGGCCAGCATTGCCGAGAACCTCATCGTGGACCGGTACTTCGCCCCGCCCTTCACCCGATACCGCTGGTACATGGACTCCGCCGCGGTGAAGCGGACGGCGGAGCAGCTGATGGCGGAGTTCGACATCCGGGCGCCGGACGGCGCGGTCCCGGTGCGGGCGCTGTCCGGCGGCAACATGCAGAAGGTCGTCCTGGCCCGGGAGCTGTCGCGCCGGCCGAAGGTGCTGGTCGCGGCGCAGCCGACGCGCGGGATCGACATCGGGGCGACGGAGTTCGCCCACCGGCAGCTGGTGCGCATCCGCGACGGGGGGGCCGCGGTGCTGCTGGTCTCCGCGGACCTGAGCGAGGTGATGGCCCTCTCCGACCGGCTGGCCGTGATGCACAACGGGGAGATCGCGGCGGTCTTCGACGAGCCGGGCGGGCTGACCGAAGAAGAGGTGGGGCTCTACATGCTGGGCCTGAAAAAGCAGGACCAAAGCACAGCACCCGGCCCCCAGGCCGCGCGATGA
- a CDS encoding ABC transporter permease yields the protein MNGLEAAAPAAGRAAEQARFRRERRRAALAQLVRTVGTVVIALVFGFVITLFVSDRPVQAYLALLTGPVSSAARVGTWIEDATTLTMLGLSIAVVFRAQQFSLLAEGQLYLGALAAGIIALKVPAPAPLHLAIAVLGAAAAAFAFGLIPGALKAYYGANEIVSTLMLNVVAVRTYDLLLTYWLKPPGAGYTWSDPFPPSAVFTRFLEGSRINTALFVAAALVVLTWFLVYKTPLGYELRMVGANLEFARYGGIDVRRTIMLSMALAGIPAGLAGAHLAMGVHQRLLLNISLGLAFEGIVVALMAGNHPLLVPLAALLYSYLRIGGDIMERTAAVGSDIVRVIQATIILFITAELLVGVSRRRQARRTADAAG from the coding sequence ATGAACGGGCTGGAAGCGGCGGCCCCCGCCGCGGGGAGAGCGGCCGAACAGGCGCGGTTCCGGCGGGAGCGCCGGCGGGCGGCGCTGGCCCAGCTCGTCCGCACCGTCGGCACCGTCGTCATCGCCCTGGTGTTTGGCTTCGTCATCACGCTCTTTGTCAGCGACCGACCGGTCCAGGCCTATCTCGCGCTGCTCACCGGACCGGTGAGCAGCGCGGCGCGGGTCGGCACCTGGATCGAGGACGCCACGACGCTGACGATGCTGGGGCTCTCCATCGCCGTCGTCTTCCGCGCCCAGCAGTTCAGCCTGCTGGCCGAAGGACAGCTCTACCTGGGGGCACTGGCGGCCGGGATCATCGCCCTCAAGGTGCCGGCGCCGGCGCCCCTCCACCTGGCGATCGCCGTGCTCGGTGCGGCCGCGGCGGCCTTCGCCTTCGGCCTGATCCCCGGAGCGCTCAAAGCCTATTACGGGGCGAACGAGATTGTCTCCACCCTGATGTTGAACGTGGTCGCGGTGCGGACCTACGATCTGCTGCTGACCTACTGGCTGAAGCCGCCGGGCGCGGGGTACACCTGGTCCGATCCCTTCCCGCCGTCGGCCGTCTTCACCCGCTTCCTCGAGGGCTCACGGATCAACACGGCGCTCTTCGTCGCCGCGGCGCTGGTCGTCCTGACCTGGTTCCTGGTCTACAAGACGCCGCTGGGGTACGAGCTCCGCATGGTGGGCGCCAACCTGGAATTCGCGCGCTACGGCGGGATCGACGTGCGGCGCACGATCATGCTCTCCATGGCCCTGGCCGGCATTCCGGCGGGACTGGCCGGGGCGCATCTGGCCATGGGCGTCCACCAGCGTCTCCTGCTGAACATCTCGCTGGGGCTGGCCTTCGAGGGGATCGTCGTGGCCCTGATGGCGGGCAACCACCCCCTCCTCGTGCCCCTGGCCGCGCTGCTGTACTCCTACCTGCGCATCGGGGGCGACATCATGGAACGCACCGCGGCCGTGGGGTCGGACATCGTCCGGGTGATCCAGGCCACGATTATCCTCTTCATCACGGCGGAGCTGCTGGTCGGGGTCAGCCGCCGGCGCCAGGCGCGGAGGACGGCCGATGCCGCCGGGTGA
- a CDS encoding ABC transporter permease, which produces MPPGEVLAGIFSVTFAAGVLRVTTPILLPALGGLLSDLAGVINIALEGTMLLAAFTGVAVSAYTHSAWLGLLAALAAAALFSLILAFVHLDLRADLILAGIAMNFLAGGGTVFVMYSLTGDKGTSSELASLTMPYVHIPILKSIPVLGPILSGQNLLVYVAFVMVLLVWWFLFRTVRGTHLRAVGANPDAAATAGIDVRKTRYTALVLSGLLAGLGGVHMSMGYLQLFQRDMTAGRGFIALAAVFLGARHPVGTMLAALLFGTADALANQLGTLRIPPQYVQVIPYVVTVAALAVHAAAQRRAAARRQHRLRVRPAAAE; this is translated from the coding sequence ATGCCGCCGGGTGAGGTCCTCGCCGGCATCTTCTCCGTGACCTTCGCCGCCGGCGTGCTGCGCGTGACCACGCCGATCCTGCTGCCGGCCCTGGGCGGGCTGCTCTCGGACCTGGCCGGCGTCATCAACATCGCCCTGGAGGGCACCATGCTGCTGGCGGCGTTCACGGGCGTGGCGGTGAGCGCCTACACCCACAGCGCGTGGCTCGGGCTGCTGGCCGCCCTGGCCGCGGCCGCCCTGTTCTCCCTGATCCTGGCCTTCGTCCACCTGGACCTGCGCGCCGACCTGATTCTGGCCGGCATCGCCATGAACTTCCTGGCCGGCGGCGGGACGGTCTTCGTCATGTACAGCCTGACCGGGGACAAGGGCACCTCCTCGGAGCTGGCCAGCCTGACGATGCCCTACGTGCACATCCCGATCCTGAAGAGCATCCCGGTGCTCGGGCCCATCCTCAGCGGCCAGAACCTCCTCGTCTACGTCGCCTTCGTCATGGTCCTGCTGGTCTGGTGGTTCCTGTTCCGGACGGTGCGGGGAACCCATCTGCGCGCGGTGGGAGCCAACCCCGACGCCGCGGCCACGGCGGGCATCGACGTGCGGAAGACCCGCTACACGGCCCTCGTCCTGAGCGGGCTGCTGGCGGGGCTGGGCGGGGTGCACATGAGCATGGGCTATTTGCAGTTGTTTCAGCGGGACATGACGGCCGGCCGCGGCTTCATCGCCCTGGCCGCGGTCTTTCTCGGGGCCCGACACCCGGTGGGGACGATGCTGGCCGCGCTGCTCTTCGGCACCGCCGATGCGCTGGCCAACCAGCTGGGCACGCTGCGCATCCCGCCGCAGTATGTGCAGGTCATCCCCTATGTCGTCACCGTCGCCGCGCTCGCCGTGCACGCCGCGGCCCAGCGACGGGCGGCGGCGCGACGGCAGCACCGCCTCCGGGTCCGGCCCGCCGCCGCGGAGTGA
- a CDS encoding amidohydrolase → MGGASLLIRNVTVVDPRGTGTTILPGQDILIEGPRIIRIAAAEGPPSADRPGVPPRPEPRPEAGLRVIDGTGMVALPGLINTHAHAAMVLFRGAAEDVTVERWFNEIIWPMESNLTPDDVYWGTLLAAAEMIESGVTTVADHYFLMDQVAAALLHSGLRAHLAPTLFGRDLHAELDDSARIIARYQGAGDGRIRMWLGPHSPYLCPPDYLRAVAAEAKRAGLGVHLHVSETAEQVRASLAAHGRTPPAHLAALGLMDVPVLAAHAAHATEADIALFAAHGVGVAHCPKTFLKLAAGIAPVAAMRRAGVAVGLGSDGAASNNTLDLFEQMRLAAMLQKHERRDPTILTLDDALAMATVEGARVLRQEHELGRLAPGYLADIILIRLEGVHLQPVHDIRAALVYAARPGDVDTVVVHGRVLMEGRRLQTIDKAQVIKDIAARTGRLLETSHGRRRAVYPGGERPS, encoded by the coding sequence GTGGGCGGCGCCTCCCTGCTGATTCGCAACGTCACCGTCGTCGATCCCCGGGGCACCGGGACGACGATCCTGCCCGGTCAGGACATCCTGATCGAAGGTCCGCGCATCATCCGTATCGCCGCCGCGGAGGGACCGCCATCGGCCGACCGGCCGGGAGTTCCACCGAGGCCCGAGCCGCGGCCCGAAGCCGGCCTCCGGGTGATCGACGGCACCGGCATGGTCGCCCTGCCCGGGCTGATCAACACCCACGCCCATGCGGCGATGGTGCTCTTCCGGGGCGCGGCCGAGGACGTTACGGTAGAGCGGTGGTTCAACGAGATCATCTGGCCGATGGAGAGCAACCTGACGCCCGACGACGTTTACTGGGGAACGCTGCTGGCCGCGGCCGAGATGATCGAAAGCGGCGTCACCACCGTCGCCGACCACTACTTTCTGATGGACCAGGTGGCCGCAGCCCTCCTGCACAGCGGCCTGCGGGCGCACCTGGCGCCCACGCTGTTCGGCCGCGATCTTCATGCCGAGCTGGACGACAGCGCCAGGATCATCGCCCGCTACCAGGGGGCGGGGGACGGCCGGATCCGGATGTGGCTCGGCCCGCACTCGCCCTACCTGTGCCCGCCCGACTACCTTCGCGCGGTCGCCGCGGAGGCGAAGCGCGCCGGACTGGGCGTGCACCTCCACGTCTCGGAGACGGCGGAGCAGGTGCGGGCCAGCCTCGCCGCCCACGGCCGCACGCCGCCGGCGCACCTGGCCGCGCTCGGCCTGATGGACGTCCCCGTGCTGGCCGCCCACGCCGCGCACGCCACGGAGGCCGACATCGCGCTCTTCGCCGCCCACGGAGTCGGTGTGGCCCACTGTCCCAAGACCTTCCTGAAGCTGGCCGCGGGGATTGCGCCGGTGGCGGCGATGCGCCGGGCCGGCGTGGCGGTCGGCCTGGGCTCGGACGGGGCGGCCAGCAACAACACCCTGGACCTCTTCGAGCAGATGCGCCTGGCCGCGATGCTGCAGAAGCACGAGCGAAGGGATCCGACGATTTTGACCCTCGACGACGCCCTGGCCATGGCCACGGTGGAGGGAGCCCGGGTGCTGCGCCAGGAGCACGAGCTGGGGCGTCTCGCCCCCGGGTATCTCGCGGACATCATCCTGATCCGGTTGGAGGGCGTCCACCTGCAGCCGGTGCACGACATCCGGGCGGCGCTGGTCTACGCCGCCCGCCCCGGCGACGTGGACACCGTGGTCGTGCACGGCCGGGTGCTGATGGAAGGACGCCGGCTGCAGACGATTGACAAGGCGCAGGTCATCAAGGACATCGCCGCCCGGACCGGCCGGTTGCTTGAGACGAGCCACGGGCGGCGCCGCGCCGTCTATCCGGGAGGGGAGCGTCCATCGTAG
- a CDS encoding nucleoside hydrolase, which produces MRRFLIDTDTASDDAVAILMAHRWPDVRVDAITVVAGNVPVEMGARNAGYTVELCGAQTPVYLGCPRPLLREPHWAFFFHGPDGMGGMGYPAPRRLPETEHAVDALIRLIRARPGEYTLVTLGPLTNIAVALRRAPEIARMVRQCYVMGGAAATVGNITPAAEYNIWVDPEAARIVFHSGMPILMVGWEHCRDAAAFDDGEMAQIRALGTPFAHFTLDCNRTAIRTAREWLGDIGLTLPDPVTMAVALDPAVCTVRRKHYVDVETTSELTRGMTVVDRHGVLNRPPNIEVCWAIDAKRWKEMLSTVLR; this is translated from the coding sequence ATGCGCCGCTTCCTCATCGACACCGACACCGCCTCCGACGACGCCGTGGCCATCCTCATGGCCCACCGCTGGCCCGACGTGCGCGTGGACGCCATCACCGTCGTCGCCGGCAACGTGCCCGTGGAGATGGGCGCCCGCAACGCCGGGTACACCGTCGAGCTGTGCGGCGCCCAGACGCCGGTCTACCTCGGCTGCCCCCGACCGCTGCTGCGGGAGCCCCACTGGGCCTTCTTCTTCCACGGGCCGGACGGGATGGGCGGGATGGGCTACCCGGCCCCGCGACGTCTTCCCGAGACAGAGCACGCCGTCGACGCCCTGATCCGCCTCATCCGGGCCCGCCCCGGGGAGTACACGCTGGTCACCCTGGGCCCCCTGACCAATATCGCCGTGGCGCTGCGCCGGGCCCCGGAGATCGCGCGGATGGTCCGCCAGTGCTACGTGATGGGCGGCGCGGCGGCCACCGTCGGGAACATCACCCCGGCGGCGGAGTACAACATCTGGGTCGATCCCGAAGCGGCCCGGATCGTCTTCCACTCGGGGATGCCGATCCTCATGGTCGGCTGGGAACACTGCCGGGACGCCGCGGCCTTCGACGACGGGGAGATGGCGCAGATCCGGGCCCTGGGCACGCCCTTCGCGCACTTTACCCTGGACTGCAACCGCACGGCCATCCGCACGGCGCGGGAGTGGCTGGGCGACATCGGCCTCACCCTGCCCGATCCGGTGACGATGGCCGTAGCCCTGGACCCGGCGGTGTGCACGGTGCGGCGGAAGCACTACGTGGACGTGGAGACCACCAGCGAACTCACCCGGGGCATGACCGTGGTGGACCGCCACGGCGTGCTGAACCGCCCCCCCAACATCGAGGTCTGCTGGGCCATCGACGCGAAGCGCTGGAAGGAGATGCTCTCCACGGTGCTGCGATGA
- the rbsK gene encoding ribokinase, with protein MPARVTVVGSLNIDLVIKAPRLPQTGETVTGGEFATFAGGKGANQAVAAARLGAAVTMVGAVGSDAFGRQLRDGLLRDGIDVTHVSVLDGAASGVALITVDPRGQNTIVVAPGANGKLTPAQVEAARQAIASSQVLLLQLEVPLDCVVRAAELARGTGCRVVLDPAPAPTEPLPERLLRLVDVINPNEVEARALTGIAIGDEQGARLAAERLTALGCRHAVLKLGGRGAFVAAGGWRGLLPAVPVEAVDTTAAGDAFAGALAVALAEGADVAAAARLANLAGAISVTRMGAQPSMPTRADVEAFARARGLAL; from the coding sequence ATGCCCGCGCGCGTCACCGTCGTCGGGAGCCTCAACATCGACCTGGTCATCAAAGCCCCCCGTCTCCCGCAGACCGGGGAAACGGTGACCGGCGGCGAGTTTGCCACCTTCGCCGGGGGCAAGGGCGCGAACCAGGCGGTGGCCGCGGCCCGGCTGGGAGCCGCCGTGACCATGGTCGGCGCCGTGGGCTCGGACGCCTTCGGCCGGCAGCTGCGGGACGGGTTGCTCCGGGACGGCATCGACGTCACCCACGTCAGCGTTCTCGACGGGGCGGCATCCGGAGTGGCCCTGATCACCGTGGACCCACGCGGTCAGAACACCATCGTCGTCGCCCCGGGGGCCAACGGGAAGCTGACGCCGGCGCAGGTGGAGGCCGCCCGGCAGGCCATCGCCTCCAGCCAGGTCCTCCTCCTGCAACTCGAGGTCCCGCTGGACTGCGTCGTGCGCGCCGCCGAGCTGGCCCGGGGCACAGGATGCCGCGTCGTGCTCGACCCGGCGCCGGCGCCGACGGAGCCGCTGCCGGAGCGGCTGTTGCGGCTGGTGGACGTGATCAACCCCAACGAGGTGGAAGCCAGGGCCCTCACCGGGATCGCCATCGGCGACGAGCAAGGCGCGCGCCTTGCGGCGGAGCGGCTCACCGCCCTGGGCTGCCGCCACGCCGTCCTCAAGCTGGGCGGCCGCGGCGCGTTCGTCGCGGCGGGCGGGTGGCGCGGCCTGCTGCCGGCGGTGCCGGTGGAGGCGGTGGACACCACGGCGGCCGGGGATGCCTTCGCCGGGGCCCTGGCCGTGGCCCTGGCCGAGGGGGCCGATGTGGCGGCCGCCGCCCGGCTGGCCAACCTGGCGGGGGCGATCTCCGTCACCCGCATGGGAGCGCAACCCTCCATGCCGACCCGCGCGGATGTCGAAGCCTTCGCCCGCGCCCGGGGCCTCGCCCTCTGA
- a CDS encoding ABC transporter permease, with amino-acid sequence MTDAVPEIRALPGVPARARPELRWLLRRPLTLLGAGIVLAAAVAGLAAPLLAPYDPLALDIAHRLQPLSRAHPLGTDHLGRDLLSRILYGARISLGVGVTIAVIGALVGTVLGLLAGYLGGKVDEAIMRICDMFLAFPALILAMALAASLGPSLRNTMLALVVIWWPWYARIMRGQILALREAEYVMAARSLGAGPRRLMFLHLLPNAIPPIIVQATLDIGNAILIASSLSFLGFGAQPPAPEWGAMTSEGRTFLRDYWWYPTFPGLAIMGTVIGFNLLGDGLRDFLDPRLRRQAGG; translated from the coding sequence ATGACTGACGCCGTTCCCGAGATCCGTGCGCTGCCCGGGGTCCCGGCGCGCGCCCGGCCGGAGTTGCGCTGGCTGCTGCGCCGGCCCCTCACACTGCTGGGTGCGGGCATCGTACTGGCCGCGGCGGTGGCCGGTCTTGCCGCGCCGCTGCTCGCGCCCTATGATCCGCTGGCCCTCGACATCGCCCACCGGCTGCAGCCGCTCAGCCGCGCCCACCCGCTGGGGACGGACCACCTCGGCCGCGACCTCCTCAGCCGGATCCTCTACGGGGCGCGCATCTCCCTGGGAGTGGGCGTGACCATCGCCGTCATCGGAGCCCTGGTGGGTACGGTGCTGGGTCTGCTCGCCGGGTATCTGGGCGGAAAGGTGGACGAGGCCATCATGCGGATCTGCGATATGTTCCTGGCCTTCCCCGCGTTGATCCTGGCCATGGCCCTGGCGGCGTCGCTGGGGCCGAGCCTGCGCAACACCATGCTGGCCCTGGTGGTGATCTGGTGGCCGTGGTATGCCCGGATCATGCGAGGGCAGATCCTGGCCCTGCGCGAGGCGGAGTACGTCATGGCCGCGCGGTCGCTGGGCGCGGGCCCTCGCCGCCTGATGTTTTTGCACCTCTTGCCCAATGCCATTCCGCCGATCATCGTCCAGGCCACGCTGGACATCGGAAACGCCATCCTCATCGCGTCGTCCCTGAGTTTCCTCGGTTTCGGGGCGCAGCCCCCCGCGCCGGAGTGGGGCGCTATGACCAGCGAGGGGCGCACCTTCCTGCGCGATTACTGGTGGTATCCCACGTTCCCCGGGCTGGCCATCATGGGGACGGTGATCGGCTTCAACCTGCTGGGGGACGGCCTGCGCGACTTCCTCGATCCCCGTCTGAGACGCCAGGCTGGCGGCTGA
- a CDS encoding ABC transporter permease, whose amino-acid sequence MTRFLARRLLLQVLVFAGVLVLTFLISHSVPGDPALLRAGPRASPEIIAQLRHDMGLDRPLPVQLWLYLRELVRGDLGLSVRTQRPVLQDIAEHFPATFELTTAALLVVVLVGIPLGVLSAVQKDRFPDHLSRIIAISGVSLPVFWLGLMLIYIFFVRLGWLPGTGRLDMGVEPPSLTGLYVLDALLIRDWALLGSALRHLFLPVLLLSYVSLAPVVRMVRSSMLEILGQDYIRTARAKGLAERVVIYRHALRNALIPTLTIVGLAYGTLLQGAVVTETIFAWPGMAYYAVGSMTYLDYPAVMGITLVSALIYSTVNLLVDLLYGVVDPRIRYD is encoded by the coding sequence ATGACCCGCTTCCTGGCCCGCCGCCTCCTTCTCCAGGTCCTGGTCTTCGCGGGCGTGCTGGTTCTCACGTTCCTGATCTCGCACAGCGTCCCGGGGGATCCCGCCCTCCTGCGCGCGGGGCCGCGGGCCAGTCCGGAGATCATCGCCCAGCTCCGGCACGATATGGGGCTGGACCGTCCGTTGCCGGTCCAGCTGTGGCTCTACCTCCGGGAGCTGGTGCGGGGCGATCTGGGTTTGTCCGTGCGGACCCAGCGTCCGGTCCTCCAGGACATCGCCGAACACTTTCCGGCGACCTTCGAACTGACCACGGCGGCGCTGCTGGTCGTTGTTCTGGTGGGAATTCCGCTGGGGGTGCTCTCCGCGGTGCAGAAGGACCGCTTCCCGGATCACCTCAGCCGGATCATCGCCATCTCGGGGGTGTCGCTGCCGGTGTTCTGGCTGGGCCTCATGCTCATCTACATCTTCTTCGTGCGGCTGGGCTGGCTGCCGGGCACCGGAAGGCTGGACATGGGGGTGGAGCCGCCGTCGCTGACGGGCCTCTATGTGCTCGACGCGCTGCTGATCCGGGACTGGGCGTTGCTGGGCAGCGCACTGCGCCACCTCTTCCTGCCGGTGCTCCTGCTCTCGTACGTCTCGCTGGCCCCCGTGGTCCGCATGGTGCGCTCCAGCATGCTCGAGATCCTGGGCCAGGACTACATCCGCACGGCCCGCGCCAAGGGCCTCGCCGAGCGCGTCGTCATCTACCGGCACGCCTTGCGGAACGCCCTGATCCCCACCCTCACCATTGTCGGCCTCGCTTACGGGACGCTGCTGCAGGGGGCGGTGGTCACCGAGACGATCTTCGCCTGGCCCGGCATGGCCTATTACGCCGTAGGCTCCATGACCTACCTCGACTATCCCGCGGTGATGGGCATCACGCTGGTCAGCGCGCTGATCTACAGCACCGTCAACCTCCTCGTGGATCTGCTCTACGGGGTGGTGGACCCGAGGATCCGATATGACTGA